From the Lolium rigidum isolate FL_2022 chromosome 2, APGP_CSIRO_Lrig_0.1, whole genome shotgun sequence genome, one window contains:
- the LOC124689850 gene encoding mediator of RNA polymerase II transcription subunit 11-like, with protein sequence MVPQGQSSSLQRLHHVEKRIVLLVELAGAVMEELGNSQGTLTDAVGGLCREFMLSVKEIKSAYGYRPFEKCDYSARTANEICCKKLEYVNEKMDAMQLSIEQSTNEV encoded by the exons atggttcCGCAGGGCCAGAGCAGCTCACTGCAGCGCCTCCACCACGTTGAGAAG CGGATAGTGCTGCTGGTGGAGCTCGCAGGGGCGGTCATGGAGGAGCTGGGAAACTCGCAGGGAACCCTCACCGACGCCGTAGGTGGCCTGTGCCGCGAGTTCATGCTCTCTGTGAAG GAAATAAAAAGTGCTTACGGATATCGTCCATTTGAGAAGTGTGACTACAGTGCAAGGACTGCTAACGAGATTTGTTGCAAGAAGCTGGAGTATGTAAATGAGAAGATGGATGCCATGCAACTGAGCATCGAGCAAAGCACTAATGAAGTTTAG